The Flavobacterium johnsoniae UW101 genomic interval GTGATCTTCGTATTTGTCTTTTACGTTATTTAAAATAGCGATTGTTTCTTCAACAGAAGTTGGTTCTACAATAACTTTTTGGAAACGTCTTTCTAATGCACCGTCTTTTTCAATATATTGTCTGTACTCATCAAGAGTAGTAGCACCAATACATTGGATTTCACCTCTTGCTAAAGCAGGTTTGAACATGTTAGACGCATCAAGTGAACCTGTTGCTCCTCCAGCTCCTACAATAGTATGGATTTCATCAATAAAAAGAATGATATCGTCGTTTTTCTCAAGCTCGTTCATAACGGCTTTCATTCTTTCCTCAAATTGTCCTCTGTATTTTGTTCCGGCAACTAAACTAGCCAGATCCAGAGTAACAACACGTTTGTGGAAAAGAATACGTGATACTTTCTTTTGAATAATACGTAATGCAAGTCCTTCTGTAATTGCAGATTTACCAACCCCGGGTTCTCCAATAAGAAGCGGGTTGTTCTTTTTTCTTCGGCTTAAAATCTGCGAAACACGTTCAATTTCTTTTTCGCGTCCCACAACAGGATCTAGTTTTCCTTCCTCAGCCATTTCTGTTAAATCTCTCCCAAAATTATCTAAAACCGGAGTCTTAGATTTTTTGTTTGACTTATTGGCGGGATTATTAAAACTACTTTCCTTTAAACTGTCATCTTGTCCTGAATCGTCATTATACGATTCGTTTCTTGGCAAGTTTTCTAAGAATTCTTCTTCGTTTGGCGTCATATTTAAATATTGTTCTTTAGCCACGTCATAATCTATTTTAAGTTTATTCAGCAGCTTGGTTGTTGGATCGTTTTCGTTTCGTAAGATACACAGAAGCAGGTGAGCAGTGCTTATCGACGAGCTTTGAAATACTTTAGCTTCAAGAAAAGTGGTCTTCAGGGCTCTTTCGGCCTGTCGGGTAAGATGAAGGTTTTTCTTTTCTGTATTTACCTCAACGCTGTGATTTGCCGGGCTCAGTATTTCTACTTTCCTGCGTAAATGATCTAAATCAACTGCTAGGTTATTAAGTATATGAATAGCTTTTCCGTTACCATCTCTTAAAATGCCTAGCATAAGATGTTCTGTACCAATAAAGTCGTGTCCTAAACGAAGGGCTTCTTCCTTACTGTACGTAATAACATCTTTTACTCTTGGTGAAAAATTATCATCCATAATATATAATTGGTAGTGTAAATTTAATTATTTACTGGTTGAAAAACAAAAATCATACCTATCGAGATCTGCTGTCAGCTAATTGACAAAAAAAATAACAATAAAAGCGTTAAAAAACGCTTAATTTATTAACTAAAAGCGAAATTAAAGTTGTTAATAAATCATTTAAATAAGTGTAAGGAAATAGCTGAAAAAATTTTAAAAAAACGTATCTTGGCACGCTTTGAAACTAATATAATTATTTAAACATAACAACTTATGTCTGAAGGAGAAAAGTTAATTCCTATTAACATTGAAGATGAAATGAAATCAGCTTACATCGATTATTCGATGTCAGTAATTGTATCGAGAGCGCTTCCTGATGTTAGAGATGGCTTGAAACCAGTACATCGAAGAGTACTTTATGGAATGTATGATTTAGGTGTAACTTCAAGATCTGCCCATAAAAAATCTGCGAGAATTGTGGGAGAGGTTCTGGGTAAGTACCACCCGCATGGAGATACTTCTGTTTATGATGCAATGGTGCGTATGGCACAGGAATGGAGTATGCGTTATTTATTAGTGGATGGTCAGGGTAACTTTGGGTCTGTTGATGGTGACAGTCCGGCAGCGATGCGTTATACTGAGGCCAGAATGCGCAAAATTTCAGAAGAAATTATGGCAGATATCGAAAAAGAAACAGTTGATTTTCAATTGAACTTTGACGATACAATATATGAACCAAAAGTAATGCCTACAAGAGTTCCTACTTTATTAGTAAATGGAGCTACCGGTATTGCAGTTGGTATGGCAACTAATATGCCGCCACACAATTTAACAGAAGTAATCAATGGTACTTTAGCTTATCTTGATAATAATGATATCGAAGTAGATGAGTTAATGACTCACATTAAAGCTCCTGATTTCCCAACGGGAGGTATCATTTACGGTTACGAAGGTGTTCGTGAAGCTTTTAAAACAGGTAGAGGACGTATTGTAATGCGTGCTAAAGTTGGTTTTGAAGAAGTTGAAGGAAGAGAATCTATCATCGTTACCGAAATTCCATATCAGGTTAACAAAGCCGAAATGATTAAACGTACGGCAGATTTAGTTAACGAGAAAAAAATTGAAGGTATTGCTAATATCCGTGATGAATCGGATAGAAATGGTATGCGTATCGTTTATATCCTAAAACGTGACGCTACACCAAACGTAGTTTTAAATACCTTATATAAGTATACTCAATTACAATCTTCTTTTAGTGTAAATAATATTGCATTAGTAAAAGGACGTCCTCAATTATTGAATCTAAAAGATATGATTCACTATTTTATTGAGCACCGTCATGATGTAGTAGTAAGAAGAACGCAGTTTGAATTGCGTAAAGCAGAAGAAAGAGCGCATATTTTAGAAGGTTTAATTATCGCTTCTGATAATATTGACGAAGTAATTGCGTTAATTAGAGGGTCTAAAAACACAGATGAAGCAAGAGAGAAATTAATCGAAAGATTTAAATTGTCAGATATTCAGGCTCGTGCAATTGTTGAAATGCGTCTGCGTCAGTTAACAGGTCTGGAGCAGGACAAATTAAGAGCTGAGTATGATGAATTGATGAAATTAATCGAGCATTTAAAAGCTTTACTTGCAGATGTTAATCTTAGAATTGACTTGATTAAAGAAGAACTTACTGAAATTCGTGATAAATACGGAGACGATCGTCGTTCTCAAATCGAATATTCTGGTGGAGATGTAAGCATCGAAGATTTAATTGCCGATGAAAATGTAGTAATTACAATTTCACATGCAGGTTATATTAAGCGTACAAACTTATCAGAATACAAAACTCAGAATAGAGGAGGAGTTGGTCAAAAAAGTGCAGGAACAAGAGATCAGGATTTCTTAGAGCATATGTTCGTTGCAACAAACCACCAGTACATGATGTTCTTTACTCAAAAAGGAAAATGTTTCTGGATGCGTGTTTATGAAATTCCGGAAGGAAGTAAAACGGCAAAAGGAAGAGCGATTCAAAACCTTATCAATATCGAAAGTGATGATAAAGTAAAAGCTTTCATTTGTACACAAGATTTAAAAGACAAAGATTATATCAATACTCATAACCTTGTAATGGTAACAAAACAAGGACAGGTTAAGAAAACTTCTTTAGAGAAATACTCTAAACCTCGTGCTAATGGAGTTGCTGCTATTACTATTAAAGAAGGAGATGAATTGCTTGAAGCAAAATTAACCGACGGAGAAAGTCAAATTATCCTGGCAGTTAAATCTGGTAAATTGGTTCGTTTTGAAGAAACAAAAACACGTCCGATGGGAAGAACAGCTTCTGGAGTTCGTGGAATTACTTTAAAAGACGATACTGATGAAGTAATTGGTATGGTTACTGTTGGTAAAAATGATGTCGCTGATTCTCAAATTTTAGTTGTAACTGAAAACGGATACGGAAAACGTACAAAATTAGTTGATGATGATGGTGAAGACGTTTACAGAATTACAAACCGTGGCGGTAAAGGAGTTAAAACCTTAAATATTACAGATAAAACAGGAAAACTGATTTCTATTAATGCTGTAACAGATTCAGATGATTTAATGATTATCAACAAATCTGGATTGACAATTAGAATGGCAATTGAGGATTTACGTGTTATGGGACGTGCTACTCAAGGTGTTAGATTGATTAACCTGAAAGGAAAAGATTCTATTGCGGCTGTTACAAAAGTAATGAAAGATGACGCCGAAGAAGTTGTAGTTGACGAAGATGGTAACGTTGTAGAATCTGCTATTGAAAGAGTTAAACCGGATCTTGATGAAGTTCTTGAAGATGATGGAACTGCTGACGATGACGATGACGACTCTGATGATGTAGTTGAAGATGAAGACGATTCAGAAGAAGAATCTGAGGAATAAATTTAAATTAGTCCACAAGAAAATTAAATTAAATATACAAATTGAACATTATGAAAAGTAAATATGTTATACTAGCATCAGCATTACTGATTTCTGTAGCTACATTTGCTCAAAAAGATCAAATTAAAAATGCAGAAAAAGCGTTAAAAAGCGGTGATGCACAAGGAGCTCTTGCACAATTAAAAGATGCAGAGAACTTAATTGTAAATGCAAAAGATACTGAGCAGGCACAGTACTATTTCGTACAAGGAAATGCTTATTTAGACCTTGCAAACAAAAAAGTTGAAGAAAGCAAAAATTTAAGTGCTGCTGCTGACAGCTACAAAAAATTAATTGATGTTGAAAAAGCTTCTGGAAAACAGAAATATTCAACTCAGGCTGCAGCATCTATCACAAACATCAAAGGATTATTAATTAATTCTGCTATTGCTGATACTCAGGCTAACAAGCATTCAGAAGGAGCTAAGAAATTGTATGATGCTTATTTGTTAGACAAAAACGATACAATTAATCTTTATTATGCAGCTTCTACAGCTGTAAACGCTCAGGATTTTGATACTGCGCTTCCTATGTACGAAGAGTTAAAAAAATTAAACTATTCTGGAAAAGGAACTTTATACTTAGCTGTAAACAAAGCAAATAATAACGAAGATAACTTCGCTAATGCAAAAGAAAGAGATTTAGCTGTAAAATTAGGAACTCACGAAAAACCTAAAACAGAAGCTATTCCTTCAAAAAGAGGAGAAATCTACAAAAACCTGGCTTTGATTTTAGTTCAAAAAGGAAAAATTGAAGAAGCTAAGAAAGCAATTGCAGATGCAAGAAAAACAAATCCAGATGACAGCTCTTTAATTCTTACTGAAGCTAATTTATATCTTGAAACAAAAGACTACGATCAGTACAAAAAATTAGTTGGAGAGGCTTTACAAAAAGACCCAAACAATGCTGATTTAGTATTTAATTTAGGTGTATTGAGTGCAAATGCAAAAAACAATGCTGATGCTGAGAAATACTACTTAAAAGCAATCGAAATTAACCCTAACTACACAAATGCTTATTTAAATCTTGCTGCATTAAAATTAGAAGCTGAGAAACCAATCATTGATGAAATGAACAAATTAGGTACATCAGCTAAAGATATGAAGCGTTACGATGTATTAAAAGCACAAAGAGAAGATGTTTTTAAAGGTGTTATCCCTTACCTTAAAAAAGCAAATGAGTTAGATCCTAAAAATGATGATGTTGCAAAAACATTATTAGGGGTTTACAAAGCGTTAGAAATGACAGCTGAGGCAAAAGCTCTAAAAGCTACAATGAACCAATAATATTGGCTGTAATAATAAAAAAAAACCATTCACACTGTGAATGGTTTTTTTATGCCTTATAATTACTTTTTAGCTCACTAATGAAGCTGATAAAGTAATTGTTGTGTTTAAAAGTTTTGAAATCGGGCAGATTTCTTTTGCTTTAGCTGCTGTTTTTTCAAATTCTTCTGCTGATATAGAAGGCACTTTTCCTTTTAAATCTAAATGAATTAAAGTAATCGAGCCGTCTTCAAAAGTTACTGTGGCTTCTGTAGACAGATCATCAGCTGTAAAACCTGCTTCGTTAAGCAAGAAGCTTAATTGC includes:
- a CDS encoding tetratricopeptide repeat protein yields the protein MKSKYVILASALLISVATFAQKDQIKNAEKALKSGDAQGALAQLKDAENLIVNAKDTEQAQYYFVQGNAYLDLANKKVEESKNLSAAADSYKKLIDVEKASGKQKYSTQAAASITNIKGLLINSAIADTQANKHSEGAKKLYDAYLLDKNDTINLYYAASTAVNAQDFDTALPMYEELKKLNYSGKGTLYLAVNKANNNEDNFANAKERDLAVKLGTHEKPKTEAIPSKRGEIYKNLALILVQKGKIEEAKKAIADARKTNPDDSSLILTEANLYLETKDYDQYKKLVGEALQKDPNNADLVFNLGVLSANAKNNADAEKYYLKAIEINPNYTNAYLNLAALKLEAEKPIIDEMNKLGTSAKDMKRYDVLKAQREDVFKGVIPYLKKANELDPKNDDVAKTLLGVYKALEMTAEAKALKATMNQ
- the gyrA gene encoding DNA gyrase subunit A codes for the protein MSEGEKLIPINIEDEMKSAYIDYSMSVIVSRALPDVRDGLKPVHRRVLYGMYDLGVTSRSAHKKSARIVGEVLGKYHPHGDTSVYDAMVRMAQEWSMRYLLVDGQGNFGSVDGDSPAAMRYTEARMRKISEEIMADIEKETVDFQLNFDDTIYEPKVMPTRVPTLLVNGATGIAVGMATNMPPHNLTEVINGTLAYLDNNDIEVDELMTHIKAPDFPTGGIIYGYEGVREAFKTGRGRIVMRAKVGFEEVEGRESIIVTEIPYQVNKAEMIKRTADLVNEKKIEGIANIRDESDRNGMRIVYILKRDATPNVVLNTLYKYTQLQSSFSVNNIALVKGRPQLLNLKDMIHYFIEHRHDVVVRRTQFELRKAEERAHILEGLIIASDNIDEVIALIRGSKNTDEAREKLIERFKLSDIQARAIVEMRLRQLTGLEQDKLRAEYDELMKLIEHLKALLADVNLRIDLIKEELTEIRDKYGDDRRSQIEYSGGDVSIEDLIADENVVITISHAGYIKRTNLSEYKTQNRGGVGQKSAGTRDQDFLEHMFVATNHQYMMFFTQKGKCFWMRVYEIPEGSKTAKGRAIQNLINIESDDKVKAFICTQDLKDKDYINTHNLVMVTKQGQVKKTSLEKYSKPRANGVAAITIKEGDELLEAKLTDGESQIILAVKSGKLVRFEETKTRPMGRTASGVRGITLKDDTDEVIGMVTVGKNDVADSQILVVTENGYGKRTKLVDDDGEDVYRITNRGGKGVKTLNITDKTGKLISINAVTDSDDLMIINKSGLTIRMAIEDLRVMGRATQGVRLINLKGKDSIAAVTKVMKDDAEEVVVDEDGNVVESAIERVKPDLDEVLEDDGTADDDDDDSDDVVEDEDDSEEESEE
- a CDS encoding OsmC family protein, which encodes MKFTRKANANWKGTGMEGKGTISTQSTTLDNAQLSFKTRFADGVGTNPEELVAAAHSGCFTMQLSFLLNEAGFTADDLSTEATVTFEDGSITLIHLDLKGKVPSISAEEFEKTAAKAKEICPISKLLNTTITLSASLVS